One region of Fragaria vesca subsp. vesca linkage group LG4, FraVesHawaii_1.0, whole genome shotgun sequence genomic DNA includes:
- the LOC101293878 gene encoding putative F-box protein At1g46840-like: MKSKSETPELPTELICFQILSRLPTKLVVRCRCVCKSWSDLTRHPSFLAFHRSFRCSSFTHLLFTTSSETTTAPQHFYSCKLNQEGGNNNIINPTKHLFSLPAPAFSFLAGTHSLNGLTILADEYINEKPVYVFNPCTEEIITLTDTNFVADLSTHHLGFSAVTNEYKVLQVHWSGSSDGEDQEKYVTSLMFKIFTLGTTSWRHIELNFPFDPRRLGFAKKSVCLHGGIHWMHMNQKIIVVFDVAAERFRANVPLPGDFDSGDIVEAGGCVAVYGDKSLIQQDIMLMWILEDYENHVWVKKTIIFPSGWETLRCPIPVGTIHTGELLLKPTIRDSDDICVHLYNMESDSFRKCKIGLPVKYGLWSLLTSYDESVIFLRS, translated from the coding sequence ATGAAATCCAAGTCAGAGACCCCAGAGCTGCCAACCGAACTCATATGCTTCCAGATACTCTCAAGGCTACCTACCAAGTTGGTGGTCCGTTGCAGATGCGTCTGCAAATCATGGTCCGATCTTACCCGCCACCCTTCTTTTCTCGCCTTCCACCGCAGCTTCCGGTGCAGCTCTTTCACTCACCTCCTCTTCACCACGTCGTCCGAGACCACAACCGCACCTCAGCACTTTTACTCTTGCAAACTCAACCAAGAAGGAGGGAATAATAATATTATCAATCCAACAAAACACCTCTTTAGCCTTCCAGCACCTGCCTTTTCCTTTCTCGCCGGCACACATAGTCTCAATGGCTTGACGATTTTAGCCGATGAGTATATTAATGAAAAACCTGTTTATGTTTTCAATCCCTGCACTGAAGAGATTATAACTCTTACAGATACCAACTTCGTAGCCGATTTGTCTACACACCATCTCGGATTCAGTGCTGTTACAAACGAGTATAAGGTTCTCCAAGTGCATTGGTCTGGATCTTCTGATGGCGAGGATCAGGAAAAATATGTGACTTCTTTGATGTTCAAAATTTTTACTCTAGGTACAACTTCATGGAGGCACATAGAGTTGAACTTTCCTTTTGATCCTCGTAGGCTAGGGTTTGCTAAGAAAAGTGTGTGCCTTCATGGAGGCATCCATTGGATGCATATGAATCAGAAGATTATAGTTGTATTTGACGTTGCAGCCGAGAGATTCAGAGCCAACGTCCCACTTCCCGGAGATTTTGACTCCGGTGATATAGTTGAAGCGGGTGGATGTGTGGCTGTGTATGGTGACAAGTCATTGATTCAACAAGACATTATGTTGATGTGGATTTTGGAGGATTACGAAAATCATGTGTGGGTTAAGAAGACTATCATATTTCCGTCCGGTTGGGAGACATTAAGATGCCCTATTCCGGTGGGTACAATCCACACAGGTGAGCTCCTGCTCAAGCCTACGATCCGGGATTCAGATGATATCTGCGTGCATCTTTACAATATGGAGAGCGATAGCTTTCGTAAATGTAAGATTGGTTTGCCTGTGAAGTATGGTCTTTGGAGCTTGCTTACCAGCTATGATGAAAGTGTAATCTTCTTGAGATCCTGA
- the LOC101293585 gene encoding HD domain-containing protein C4G3.17-like, translating to MAVNSPTSRCAAQLSRSLAPRSPLSFLNRTFPRPDPPTPRLVSVRCHAPSPDPSRSHRPVGLGQPEAPIASSTSSAIDFLTLCHSLKTTKRKGWVNHGIIKGESIADHMYRMALMSLIAGDIPGLNRERCIKIAIVHDIAEAIVGDITPSDNVPKKEKSRMEAAALNEMCIVLGGGMRAEEIKELWEEYENNSSVEANLVKDFDKVEMILQALEYEMEHGKVLDEFFISTAGKFQTDLGKSWAAEIISRRNTQLGKSQN from the exons ATGGCGGTAAATTCACCGACGAGTCGCTGCGCCGCTCAGCTCAGCCGCTCCCTCGCTCCTCGCTCGCCTCTCTCTTTCCTCAATCGGACCTTCCCCCGACCCGACCCGCCCACCCCCAGGCTCGTCTCCGTCCGTTGCCACGCGCCGTCTCCGGACCCCTCCCGATCCCACCGGCCGGTCGGCCTGGGCCAGCCCGAAGCTCCGATCGCGTCCTCCACCTCCTCCGCCATCGATTTTCTCACATTGTGTCACTCTCTCAAG ACAACTAAGAGGAAAGGGTGGGTGAACCATGGAATAATCAAAGGGGAGTCGATTGCTGATCATATGTACCGCATGGCTTTGATGTCTTTGATTGCTGGCGATATTCCTGGTTTGAATAGAGAAAG GTGTATAAAGATTGCTATTGTGCATGACATTGCTGAAG CCATCGTTGGTGATATAACACCATCTGATAATGTGCCCAAAAAGGAAAAGAGTAGAATGGAAGCAGCAGCTTTGAATGAAATGTGCATAGTTCTTGGTGGAGGGATGAGAG CTGAAGAGATCAAAGAACTTTGGGAAGAATATGAAAATAATTCCTCCGTCGAGGCAAATCTTGTGAAGGATTTTGACAAA GTTGAAATGATTCTGCAAGCATTGGAGTATGAAATGG AACACGGAAAAGTGCTGGACGAGTTTTTCATTTCTACTGCAG GAAAGTTTCAGACTGATTTAGGGAAGAGTTGGGCAGCTGAGATCATTTCTAGAAGAAATACACAGCTGGGCAAAAGCCAGAACTGA
- the LOC101313108 gene encoding probable calcium-binding protein CML16-like, giving the protein MMAKLETDQLKQLKDIFMRFDMDSDGSLTHLELAALLRSLGVKLHVLLNNMDANGNGAVEFEELVNAIMPNMNDEILVNQEQLMEVFRSFDRDGNGYITAAELAGSMAKMGHPLTYRELSDMMREADTNGDGVISFNEFATIMSRSAANFLGI; this is encoded by the coding sequence ATGATGGCGAAGCTCGAGACCGACCAGCTCAAACAGCTCAAAGACATCTTCATGAGGTTTGACATGGACTCCGACGGCAGCCTAACCCACCTGGAGCTCGCCGCGCTGCTCCGGTCCCTCGGCGTCAAGCTCCACGTTCTGCTCAACAACATGGACGCCAATGGAAACGGCGCCGTGGAGTTCGAGGAGTTGGTGAACGCCATCATGCCGAACATGAACGACGAGATTCTGGTCAACCAAGAGCAACTCATGGAGGTCTTCCGGTCGTTCGACCGCGACGGTAACGGCTACATAACGGCGGCTGAGCTAGCGGGGTCGATGGCCAAGATGGGGCACCCCTTGACGTACCGGGAGTTGTCTGATATGATGAGGGAGGCAGACACCAACGGTGACGGCGTTATTAGCTTCAACGAGTTTGCCACCATCATGTCTCGATCCGCCGCTAACTTTCTCGGTATCTGA
- the LOC101294170 gene encoding GLABRA2 expression modulator-like translates to MSECRLGSSPYVAHYAPVLTPSFSFKGSVETVGNRFRTWGKSVAEATKKAVDIAGNTWHHLKTSPSLSDAAMGRITRATKVLAQGGPESIFRSTFEIVPEEQLQKSYACYLSTSSGPVMGVLYVSTAKIAYCSDNLVLHKFENQTECSCLKVVIPLHQLKAVNPSVSRSNPGEKYIQIISIDDHEFWIMGFLNYNGAVQCLQGALHAGSISLGWWQTSSLSSS, encoded by the coding sequence ATGTCTGAATGTCGTCTGGGATCCAGTCCTTACGTTGCTCACTATGCCCCAGTGCTAACTCCATCTTTCTCCTTCAAAGGTTCAGTGGAGACCGTAGGCAATAGATTCAGGACATGGGGAAAGTCCGTCGCAGAAGCTACAAAGAAGGCTGTGGATATCGCCGGAAACACTTGGCACCACTTGAAAACAAGCCCTAGTCTTTCTGATGCTGCCATGGGAAGAATCACACGAGCAACAAAAGTACTAGCACAAGGTGGTCCCGAAAGTATATTCCGATCGACCTTTGAGATAGTTCCTGAGGAACAACTTCAAAAGTCATATGCCTGTTACTTATCTACGTCGTCTGGTCCAGTAATGGGAGTACTATATGTATCTACTGCCAAGATTGCTTATTGCAGTGACAATCTCGTTTTACACAAATTTGAAAACCAAACTGAATGTAGCTGTTTGAAGGTGGTTATCCCATTGCATCAGCTTAAAGCAGTCAATCCTTCGGTAAGCAGATCCAATCCTGGTGAGAAGTACATACAGATCATCTCAATTGATGACCATGAATTTTGGATTATGGGGTTCCTGAATTATAATGGTGCTGTTCAATGCCTACAAGGAGCTCTACATGCCGGGAGCATATCTCTGGGATGGTGGCAGACCTCTTCGTTGAGCTCGTCGTAA
- the LOC101313402 gene encoding proline-rich receptor-like protein kinase PERK8-like, with product MATTSPSPNSSPSAVPPASNTSSTPPPQPNVEPPASSNTTIQSPPPDVPSAPPPISSSPPPNPSPPSSPPVGKQSDPPASPPPPPSSSNVPPPTSNSPPPPSSDPPKSSPSPPPPTSDPPASSPPPPQPVSSPPPPTSSPPKSSPPPPSTTPPKSSPPPPAKPPEKSPPPPLANPPETSPPPPPTSQPPEKSPPPPPSDPPKSSPPPPKSEPPKSSPPPPASPPKSSPPPPASEPPSSSPPPSSPNPPPPPGSQPTPSAPPPKSSAPPPTIRLSPPPPSHDAPPPTPQIPSSPSNVPNATNSSPTVPPSSNATSNKGLSTGGAVAISVVAGIVVLSFIAFAVWCMRRKQRKKVSGFGGYVMPSPMASSPQSDSSSFLKTHSSAPLVGSGSGSDSVNSPAEPAGSNSRPWFTYGELVKATNGFSSQNLLGEGGFGSVYKGILPDEREVAVKQLKIGGSQGEREFKAEVETISRVHHRHLVSLVGYCISENQRLLVYEYVSNDTLYFHLHGEGRPVLDWATRVKVAAGAARGIAYLHEDCHPRIIHRDIKSSNILLDNNFEARVSDFGLAKLCLDANTHISTRVMGTFGYVAPEYASSGKLTEKSDVYSFGVVLLELITGRKAVDASQPLGDESLVEWARPLLGYALDNEEFEGFVDPRLQKNYVESEVFRLIEIAAACVRHSAAKRPRMGQVVRAFDSMATADLTNGMKVGESETFNSAQQSAEIRLFRRMAFGNQNYSTDFFSEGSGNSYVV from the exons ATGGCTACCACATCGCCATCTCCAAACTCATCTCCTTCAGCTGTGCCACCAGCTTCTAATACTAGCTCAACACCACCACCACAGCCCAATGTAGAACCACCAGCTTCCTCAAACACTACAATTCAATCCCCACCGCCTGATGTTCCATCAGCTCCTCCTCCAATTTCATCATCACCACCTCCAAATCCATCTCCCCCTTCATCTCCTCCAGTGGGTAAACAATCTGATCCACCAGCCTCACCGCCACCCCCGCCTTCTTCATCCAATGTGCCTCCACCAACTTCAAATTCTCCACCCCCACCATCATCTGACCCTCCCAAGAGTTCACCTTCACCGCCGCCACCAACTTCTGATCCACCTGCAAGTTCACCTCCCCCACCGCAGCCAGTGAGTTCACCTCCACCGCCAACTTCAAGTCCACCTAAGAGTTCACCTCCACCTCCATCAACAACACCACCCAAAAGTTCACCTCCACCACCAGCAAAGCCACCTGAGAAATCTCCTCCACCGCCACTAGCAAATCCCCCTGAAACATCACCACCGCCACCACCAACATCACAGCCACCTGAAAAATCACCACCACCACCACCATCAGACCCACCAAAGAGTTCACCACCACCTCCAAAATCTGAGCCACCCAAAAGTTCACCTCCACCACCAGCATCACCTCCAAAAAGTTCACCTCCTCCACCGGCATCAGAGCCTCCCAGCAGTTCACCCCCACCTTCGAGCCCCAACCCTCCCCCTCCACCTGGTTCTCAACCAACTCCTTCAGCACCACCTCCAAAGTCCTCAGCTCCACCACCCACAATACGACTCTCACCACCTCCACCCTCACATGATGCTCCTCCACCTACTCCTCAAATTCCAAGCTCACCATCGAATGTTCCAAACGCAACCAATTCCAGTCCTACTGTGCCACCAAGTTCAAATGCCACAAGTAATAAGGGCCTTAGCACTGGAGGTGCAGTGGCAATTAGTGTAGTGGCAGGGATAGTAGTGCTTAGCTTCATTGCATTCGCTGTATGGTGCATGAGGAGGAAGCAAAGGAAAAAGGTTTCTGGATTTGGAGGTTATGTTATGCCATCGCCGATGGCATCTTCTCCCCAATCAG ATTCATCATCATTCTTGAAGACACATTCTTCAGCTCCCCTTGTTGGAAGTGGTTCTGGTAGTGATTCCGTGAATTCTCCTGCTGAACCAGCAGGGAGCAATTCAAGACCTTGGTTTACTTATGGCGAACTAGTTAAGGCCACAAATGGCTTTTCATCTCAGAATCTTTTGGGGGAAGGTGGATTTGGTTCTGTATATAAGGGAATCCTGCCAGATGAAAGAGAGGTGGCAGTAAAACAATTGAAAATAGGTGGGAGTCAGGGTGAGAGAGAATTCAAAGCTGAAGTTGAGACTATTAGTCGCGTTCACCACCGCCATTTGGTTTCTCTGGTGGGCTACTGCATTTCTGAGAACCAAAGGCTGCTTGTTTATGAATATGTCTCTAATGATACCCTCTATTTCCATCTTCATG GCGAAGGTAGGCCAGTTCTTGATTGGGCCACACGTGTTAAAGTTGCTGCTGGTGCAGCTCGTGGAATCGCATATCTTCATGAAGACT GCCATCCTCGCATTATTCACAGGGATATAAAATCATCAAACATTCTATTAGATAACAACTTTGAAGCTCGG GTTTCAGATTTTGGACTTGCCAAATTGTGTCTGGATGCAAATACACATATAAGTACACGTGTCATGGGAACCTTTGG ATATGTGGCCCCTGAGTATGCTTCAAGTGGCAAATTGACTGAGAAATCTGATGTGTACTCATTTGGAGTTGTGCTTTTGGAATTGATTACTGGACGGAAGGCTGTGGATGCATCCCAGCCATTGGGAGATGAGAGTCTAGTTGAATGG GCTCGACCCTTGTTGGGTTATGCTCTTGATAATGAGGAATTTGAAGGTTTCGTTGATCCAAGGCTTCAGAAGAACTATGTTGAAAGTGAAGTGTTCAGACTGATTGAGATTGCTGCTGCTTGTGTGCGACACTCAGCTGCTAAGAGACCAAGAATGGGGCAG GTTGTTAGAGCTTTCGATAGTATGGCAACTGCTGATTTAACCAATGGAATGAAAGTGGGGGAAAGTGAGACATTCAACTCAGCTCAACAATCAGCTGAAATTAGATTGTTTCGGAGAATGGCATTTGGTAATCAAAATTACAGTACAGATTTTTTCAGCGAAGGTAGCGGGAATAGTTACGTGGTATAG